The Oxobacter pfennigii genome has a window encoding:
- a CDS encoding TetR/AcrR family transcriptional regulator translates to MNENFQNLHPDKKKKIIDACINEFSENSYEKASTNSIVKNSGISKGTLFNYFGNKKKLFLYIFDYSMDYLIDRFEEMKCDQPSDLFDRLVWLSLAKMKLYLEHPLMSKFLVTSVINMPEELKDELSLRYSALIEKYTPPLLKDIDVSKFRSEISRKKAVDIVSIFLDALSMRYIKENKNKTADEIFGSLDIIAEEIYEYLEILKHGIYK, encoded by the coding sequence ATGAACGAGAACTTTCAAAACCTCCATCCCGATAAAAAGAAAAAAATAATAGATGCCTGTATAAATGAATTCAGCGAAAACAGCTATGAAAAAGCTTCCACAAACTCCATAGTCAAAAACTCCGGAATTTCAAAGGGAACGTTATTTAACTATTTCGGAAATAAGAAAAAGCTTTTTCTTTACATTTTCGATTACTCCATGGATTATTTAATAGACCGATTTGAGGAGATGAAATGCGACCAGCCTTCAGACCTTTTTGACAGGCTGGTCTGGCTGAGCCTGGCAAAGATGAAGCTTTACCTGGAGCATCCTTTGATGTCAAAATTCCTGGTTACATCTGTGATTAATATGCCCGAAGAACTTAAAGATGAACTATCCTTAAGATATAGTGCTCTCATTGAAAAATACACTCCTCCATTATTAAAAGATATTGATGTTTCTAAATTCCGCTCTGAAATAAGTCGCAAAAAAGCCGTGGATATTGTATCTATCTTTTTAGATGCTTTATCCATGAGATATATCAAAGAGAATAAAAACAAAACAGCAGATGAGATTTTCGGCTCTCTTGATATTATCGCCGAGGAGATTTATGAGTATCTGGAGATTTTAAAGCATGGCATATATAAGTAA
- a CDS encoding efflux RND transporter periplasmic adaptor subunit: protein MSKKKILIISLCVTAAIVAGALLANGQGVKAEMLAVTKGEIQQYVEDTATVECQNTQTVYIEGSGKITEIYFDTGDAVNAGDLLLSLDTSDSELQLKNASSQVAAAESQVTGTQINNYSNQIGIASAALEQAKIARDSAERNFNTSQSLFDAGMISTEEYNKVKENHQSAINSYKAAELGLLEAQKGSPEYVKKGYSSQLEQALVLRDTILKNIDRQKLISPISGEILENLIEENSILTPGAPAFIIGDTSILKLNAYILSDESYKISLGDKVEIRGKYLGDNVAFGKVSKIAPSAKTVTSNLGVNQKRVAVTIDITGDYGLLKPGYNTDIKIITDEIANTITVPDSAVFDYKGSSCVFVVDNGKAVIRQVEKGLEGSKSIEITQGLNEGEVILIKPDNNIKEGIKISPVK, encoded by the coding sequence ATGAGTAAAAAGAAGATTTTAATTATCAGCCTTTGCGTTACGGCTGCAATTGTAGCTGGGGCATTACTGGCAAATGGTCAAGGCGTAAAAGCCGAAATGCTGGCAGTCACAAAGGGAGAAATCCAGCAGTATGTTGAAGATACTGCCACGGTAGAATGCCAGAATACACAAACTGTATATATTGAAGGCAGCGGCAAAATTACTGAAATATATTTTGACACGGGAGATGCGGTAAATGCAGGAGACCTGTTATTATCCTTAGATACAAGCGATTCGGAATTGCAGCTTAAAAACGCCAGCTCTCAGGTAGCTGCTGCTGAATCCCAGGTTACCGGGACCCAGATAAACAATTATTCAAATCAAATCGGTATTGCATCGGCAGCTTTAGAGCAGGCCAAAATAGCCCGGGACTCAGCAGAAAGAAATTTTAATACTTCGCAATCCTTATTTGACGCAGGCATGATAAGCACTGAGGAATATAACAAGGTAAAAGAAAATCATCAATCGGCAATAAATTCATATAAAGCTGCTGAATTAGGCCTTTTAGAAGCACAGAAGGGATCTCCGGAATACGTAAAAAAGGGGTATTCCTCTCAATTGGAGCAGGCATTGGTTTTAAGGGACACAATACTTAAAAACATTGATAGACAAAAACTCATATCCCCAATTTCAGGTGAAATTTTAGAAAATCTGATAGAAGAAAATTCAATATTAACGCCCGGAGCCCCGGCCTTTATAATCGGAGATACAAGCATCTTAAAGCTTAATGCCTATATATTATCCGATGAAAGCTATAAAATTAGTTTGGGCGACAAGGTGGAAATCAGGGGAAAATACTTAGGCGACAATGTTGCCTTTGGTAAGGTTTCAAAAATAGCGCCTTCGGCTAAAACAGTTACATCAAATCTTGGAGTAAATCAAAAAAGAGTAGCCGTCACAATTGATATTACCGGTGATTATGGCTTATTGAAGCCTGGATATAATACTGATATTAAAATAATCACCGATGAGATTGCAAATACCATAACAGTGCCTGATAGTGCTGTTTTCGATTACAAAGGCAGCTCCTGCGTATTTGTAGTCGATAATGGCAAGGCAGTAATACGGCAGGTAGAAAAAGGCTTAGAAGGAAGCAAGTCAATAGAAATCACCCAAGGCTTGAATGAAGGCGAAGTTATACTGATAAAACCCGATAACAATATAAAAGAAGGAATTAAGATATCCCCTGTAAAATAA
- a CDS encoding FtsX-like permease family protein, with product MGILFRKLLRDIKEAKGQFISILIIVVLGVTLFSGINATFRNLTGAKTKYYEDYRFADLWVELYKAPKSVTERINSLPYVEMVTGRIVADAGINFEEENASIRFITLPDVKNDIVNDIVIKSGRYFSDEESSQCLVEEEFFIAHNLDLGDYIYPIVNGNEIKIKVIGTAKSPEYVYTLKDGSELITDSKKFGIVYIKDSFGQGLLGYNGAINSASILLKDGIDTETAAEDIKKDLRNYGVTSVIENQDQLSNKMLSEEIRGLESMGSSFPIVFFLVAATIIYIMMSRMVENQRTQIGILKALGFTNLQVLVHYLTYSVLLAVTGSIIGSVLGMYLGYGMTNLENMYFHLPLEEMRIYPELVFPASSLTLVFCLLAGYNSCKSVFKIMPSEAMMPKAPKIGKKIFLEKVQVLWANINNTWRIILRNIFRHKRRALLTSTGIIFSTALLFFAFSMKDSMDFMIVQQYENIQNYDIKVNFSGLVTLEDLYSIKNLAHVTMVEPVLETGVELQNGWRKKSAAFTALINEPEMYRVIDKKGLSVELPQNGIVLPDRLAKTLGVNINDTIYLKSYLPGKEKREVTVKGISTQYLGLSAYASLDNVHHILGEGTVVNSTVIKLDSIIYENEIKDKLRDMSKVTSVQSKTDALDSLMKNMGAMTSSMGVFIFLAAILSIAVVYNTATINIFERQRELATLKVLGFKDNEIKSLIFNENYMITIFGIIIGLPFGYWLGDYLMSSFTSDVYSFPFEAKPFTYFLAAFLTLVFTVMANSILTKKIRNLSIVEVLKNRE from the coding sequence ATGGGAATACTGTTTAGAAAACTATTAAGAGATATAAAAGAAGCAAAGGGGCAATTCATTTCCATATTGATTATAGTTGTCCTCGGTGTAACTTTATTCTCGGGTATAAACGCCACCTTCCGCAACCTTACAGGAGCAAAGACAAAGTATTACGAGGATTACAGGTTTGCAGACTTGTGGGTTGAATTATATAAAGCTCCAAAAAGCGTCACTGAAAGGATAAACTCTCTTCCTTATGTGGAAATGGTTACGGGAAGAATTGTCGCCGACGCCGGCATAAATTTTGAAGAGGAAAATGCCTCCATAAGGTTTATCACCCTGCCGGATGTAAAAAACGACATAGTTAATGACATAGTAATAAAATCCGGCCGTTATTTCTCTGATGAAGAGAGCAGCCAGTGCCTTGTAGAGGAAGAATTTTTTATAGCTCATAATCTTGATCTGGGGGATTATATATACCCAATAGTTAACGGAAATGAAATAAAAATAAAGGTTATCGGTACAGCAAAAAGCCCCGAATATGTTTATACATTGAAGGATGGCAGTGAGCTTATTACCGATAGTAAAAAATTCGGAATTGTATATATAAAAGACTCCTTCGGGCAGGGATTATTAGGTTACAACGGAGCTATCAACAGTGCTTCCATACTTCTTAAAGACGGAATTGATACAGAAACTGCAGCAGAGGATATAAAAAAAGACTTGAGAAATTACGGAGTTACATCCGTTATAGAAAATCAGGACCAATTAAGCAATAAAATGCTGAGCGAGGAAATAAGAGGCCTTGAATCAATGGGAAGCTCTTTCCCCATAGTATTTTTTTTAGTGGCTGCCACCATAATTTATATAATGATGAGCAGGATGGTGGAAAATCAGCGTACACAGATAGGTATACTAAAAGCTTTAGGCTTCACTAACCTTCAGGTATTGGTTCATTATCTCACTTATTCGGTTTTGTTAGCTGTAACGGGCAGTATAATAGGTTCGGTTCTCGGGATGTACTTAGGCTATGGCATGACAAACTTAGAAAATATGTATTTTCACTTGCCTTTAGAAGAAATGAGGATATATCCCGAGCTGGTGTTTCCGGCATCCTCTTTGACTCTTGTTTTCTGCCTGCTGGCAGGTTATAACTCCTGTAAATCCGTATTTAAAATAATGCCCAGCGAAGCAATGATGCCTAAAGCCCCTAAGATAGGCAAAAAAATATTCTTAGAAAAAGTTCAGGTACTATGGGCTAATATAAATAATACCTGGAGGATAATCCTTCGAAATATATTCAGGCACAAGCGGAGAGCCCTTTTAACATCAACAGGAATAATATTTTCAACGGCGCTGCTCTTTTTTGCTTTCAGCATGAAAGACTCCATGGATTTTATGATAGTGCAGCAATATGAAAACATACAGAATTATGATATAAAGGTCAATTTTTCAGGACTTGTAACCCTCGAGGATTTATACAGCATAAAGAATTTAGCCCACGTAACAATGGTGGAGCCTGTACTTGAGACCGGTGTGGAGCTTCAAAACGGCTGGCGAAAGAAAAGCGCCGCATTTACGGCACTGATTAATGAGCCTGAAATGTACAGAGTTATAGACAAAAAGGGGCTTTCTGTGGAATTGCCTCAGAATGGCATAGTTTTGCCCGACAGGCTGGCTAAAACCTTAGGGGTAAATATAAATGATACCATATATCTTAAGTCTTACTTACCCGGAAAGGAAAAAAGAGAAGTTACGGTCAAGGGTATATCGACGCAATATTTAGGCTTGAGCGCCTATGCCTCACTTGATAACGTACATCATATTTTAGGCGAAGGCACAGTAGTGAATTCGACGGTTATAAAGCTTGACAGCATTATTTACGAAAATGAGATTAAAGACAAACTTCGGGATATGTCTAAAGTTACATCGGTACAGTCAAAGACCGATGCACTGGATTCATTAATGAAAAACATGGGAGCCATGACCTCCTCTATGGGAGTGTTTATTTTCCTCGCAGCAATACTTTCCATAGCAGTTGTTTACAACACAGCTACAATTAATATCTTTGAAAGGCAAAGGGAGCTTGCCACCCTAAAGGTATTGGGATTTAAAGACAATGAAATCAAAAGCCTTATATTTAATGAAAATTATATGATAACCATCTTTGGAATAATCATCGGGCTCCCTTTCGGATACTGGCTGGGGGACTACCTTATGTCGTCATTTACGTCGGACGTTTACAGCTTTCCTTTTGAAGCTAAGCCCTTTACCTATTTTCTTGCAGCATTTTTAACTCTGGTTTTTACGGTCATGGCGAATTCAATACTAACTAAAAAAATACGTAATTTGAGTATTGTTGAAGTTTTAAAGAATAGAGAATAA
- a CDS encoding ABC transporter ATP-binding protein, whose translation MNDNIVVIKDVYKEYTMGEVKVKAADGMNFEIQRGEFVVVLGPSGSGKSTVLNIIGGMDRPTSGEVWVDGKDIAKYSDKDLTIFRRDNVGFVFQFYNLIPNLTAYENVDLVTQVSTNPLNVDDIMSEVSLSERKGNFPSQLSGGEQQRVAIARAVVKNPLMLLCDEPTGALDYKTGKLVLKLLHDINRKLKKTTIIITHNAAVAAMADRVIKVRSGMVESVSVNLSPEPPERIEW comes from the coding sequence ATGAATGATAATATTGTTGTAATTAAGGATGTCTACAAAGAATATACCATGGGTGAAGTCAAGGTAAAGGCTGCTGACGGCATGAACTTTGAAATCCAAAGAGGCGAATTTGTCGTGGTTTTAGGTCCCAGCGGCTCAGGTAAAAGCACGGTGCTTAATATTATCGGCGGAATGGACAGACCCACATCGGGAGAGGTATGGGTGGACGGCAAAGACATCGCTAAATATTCCGACAAAGACCTTACAATTTTCAGACGGGATAATGTGGGCTTTGTTTTTCAATTTTACAATCTCATCCCCAACCTTACCGCCTATGAGAACGTTGATTTGGTTACTCAGGTGAGCACCAACCCCTTAAATGTTGATGATATTATGTCTGAAGTAAGCTTAAGTGAGAGAAAAGGCAATTTCCCCTCCCAGCTATCAGGCGGAGAGCAGCAGAGGGTCGCGATTGCCAGAGCCGTGGTTAAAAACCCTCTCATGCTTTTGTGTGACGAGCCTACGGGGGCCTTGGACTACAAAACAGGAAAACTGGTCTTAAAGCTTCTTCACGACATAAATAGAAAATTAAAAAAGACTACTATTATTATAACCCACAATGCGGCTGTGGCAGCTATGGCCGACAGGGTTATTAAGGTTCGGAGCGGCATGGTCGAATCGGTAAGTGTAAACTTAAGCCCCGAACCGCCCGAAAGGATTGAGTGGTAA
- a CDS encoding GNAT family N-acetyltransferase produces the protein MIIRQEQPADYTGVYELVKKSFATSTNEGEWDYLNEVRKKDIFIPELSLVAENEDGRLIGQIVLYKMEFASSDNVYTELLLSPLSVHPEFFRRRIARAMMKESFRIAKEMGYKAIFLCGEPSFYRKFQFKPTYEFKIFHVVDENKNAEWCMALELTPCALADKSGIINIQ, from the coding sequence ATGATTATACGACAGGAACAACCAGCTGATTATACCGGAGTATATGAGCTCGTTAAAAAGTCCTTTGCTACATCTACCAATGAGGGAGAATGGGATTATTTAAATGAAGTCCGTAAAAAGGATATATTTATCCCTGAATTATCCTTAGTTGCTGAAAATGAGGATGGAAGGCTGATTGGGCAGATTGTGTTATATAAAATGGAATTTGCCTCGTCCGATAATGTTTATACTGAACTCTTACTGTCTCCCCTAAGTGTTCATCCTGAATTTTTTCGCAGGAGAATTGCCCGTGCAATGATGAAGGAATCTTTCCGAATTGCAAAGGAAATGGGATATAAGGCTATCTTCCTTTGCGGAGAGCCAAGTTTCTATCGTAAATTCCAGTTCAAGCCAACTTACGAATTTAAAATTTTTCATGTTGTTGATGAAAATAAAAATGCCGAGTGGTGCATGGCTCTCGAATTAACTCCCTGCGCTTTAGCAGACAAATCCGGAATCATCAACATACAATGA
- a CDS encoding glycerophosphodiester phosphodiesterase family protein: MNRIKKILSRKIVWFLIILFAFIYFNNCAFLAKHRTGKPLLLAHRGLAQTFNMEGITNETNTAQRINKPEYPYLENTIPSMEAAFQYGADIVELDIQLTKDGQFAVFHDWTLEYRTNGKGVIKDYTMSELKQFDVGYNYTADDGKTFPFRGKGVGLMPSLDDVLNYFPEESLLIHIKSDDPQDGEQLAQYLSKLKRLNQLTVYGGDKPIAVFHKRLPGVRAMSAATLKKGLLSYMAIGWTGYIPSSCKNTEFHIPLKYAPILWGWPNRFLNRMESVNTRIIVVGGEGEFSEGFDTVEDIRNLPSGYTGGIWTNRIDRIAPLYNN, from the coding sequence ATGAATAGGATTAAGAAAATATTGAGTAGGAAGATAGTTTGGTTTCTCATCATACTTTTTGCTTTTATTTATTTTAATAATTGTGCTTTTTTAGCCAAACACCGCACTGGTAAACCATTGCTCCTTGCGCACCGAGGACTTGCTCAAACCTTTAATATGGAAGGAATAACAAACGAGACTAACACCGCCCAGCGTATAAATAAACCGGAATACCCATATCTTGAAAATACAATTCCTTCGATGGAGGCAGCATTTCAATATGGAGCTGATATAGTTGAACTTGATATTCAATTAACTAAAGACGGGCAGTTTGCTGTTTTCCATGACTGGACCCTTGAATACCGAACCAATGGAAAAGGAGTTATAAAAGATTATACAATGTCAGAATTAAAACAGTTTGACGTTGGTTATAACTATACTGCAGACGATGGTAAGACATTTCCTTTTCGAGGCAAGGGAGTCGGACTTATGCCATCTCTTGATGACGTTTTAAATTATTTTCCTGAAGAATCCTTACTGATCCATATTAAAAGTGATGATCCCCAGGACGGAGAACAGCTTGCTCAATATTTATCAAAGCTGAAGCGTTTAAACCAGCTGACGGTATATGGAGGGGATAAACCAATAGCAGTCTTTCATAAAAGACTTCCCGGCGTTAGAGCTATGTCTGCAGCAACACTGAAAAAAGGACTGCTTTCATATATGGCTATAGGATGGACAGGATATATACCATCGTCATGTAAAAATACGGAATTCCATATACCGCTTAAATATGCTCCCATACTGTGGGGATGGCCAAATCGTTTTCTTAACAGAATGGAGAGTGTAAATACCCGCATAATAGTTGTTGGAGGAGAAGGCGAATTTTCGGAGGGTTTCGATACGGTTGAAGATATAAGGAACCTCCCCTCGGGTTATACTGGGGGAATATGGACAAATCGAATTGATAGAATAGCACCTTTATATAATAATTAA
- a CDS encoding HD domain-containing protein, which yields MFKETIIEEMKEVFKEIPYGIEHSLRVLQNAEDIMEGENIREEKELITIVAILHDIGAVEAQKKYGSIDGAYQEKEGPAVAREILQKVGYDKNIDRICFIIGNHHTPSKIDRIDFQIQWEADLLENLTVMDIHNQQQEIKKCIEQNFKTNTGKRIAYSRFVLG from the coding sequence ATGTTCAAGGAGACAATTATTGAAGAGATGAAAGAAGTTTTTAAAGAAATTCCTTACGGAATAGAGCATTCTCTCAGGGTATTGCAGAATGCAGAGGATATAATGGAAGGTGAAAATATCAGAGAAGAAAAAGAATTAATTACTATTGTTGCCATACTGCATGATATTGGTGCTGTTGAAGCACAAAAAAAGTATGGTTCAATAGATGGTGCTTATCAAGAGAAAGAAGGGCCGGCAGTAGCACGAGAAATATTGCAAAAGGTTGGCTATGATAAAAATATTGATAGGATATGCTTTATAATAGGCAATCATCATACCCCTTCTAAAATTGATAGAATTGATTTTCAAATACAATGGGAGGCGGATCTATTAGAAAATTTAACAGTGATGGATATACATAATCAACAGCAAGAAATAAAGAAATGCATTGAACAAAATTTCAAAACAAATACGGGTAAAAGAATTGCATACAGCCGCTTTGTTTTAGGATAG
- a CDS encoding TDT family transporter, giving the protein MEQILKKYPVPATGLILGLAAAGNLVQSYGEVYRSIFGILSAALFILMTVKIVKYPKGLAEALDNPLVAGVFPTFSMSIMLLSTYLKQYAQTTSLALWIIGFIFHITLIIWFTKKYVLNLKIKQVFPSWFIVYVGIVVASVTGPGFKMNAIGQSAFWFGFVTYPVLLAIVLYRVIRIKEIAEAALPSIAIFAAPASLLLAGYMNSFETKNIAIVWILVSLSFIMYTAVVIAMFKLLRLKFYPSYSSFTFPFVISGIAMKLTNGFLINSGQGISVLKYLVKFQEAAAVVLTLYVLLRYIKFVLSTDKAATTANVKAQ; this is encoded by the coding sequence ATGGAACAAATTTTAAAAAAGTATCCCGTACCTGCAACAGGCCTTATCCTCGGATTAGCTGCAGCCGGAAATCTTGTTCAATCATATGGTGAAGTTTACCGGAGCATATTCGGAATACTATCTGCAGCATTATTTATTTTAATGACAGTAAAGATTGTCAAATATCCGAAAGGCCTTGCGGAAGCTTTGGACAACCCCCTGGTAGCCGGTGTATTCCCAACATTTTCTATGTCAATTATGTTATTATCAACTTACTTAAAGCAGTATGCACAAACAACCTCATTGGCTCTATGGATTATTGGATTTATTTTTCATATCACACTTATTATATGGTTTACAAAAAAGTACGTGCTGAACCTTAAAATTAAGCAGGTATTTCCATCTTGGTTTATAGTTTATGTCGGTATAGTTGTCGCCAGTGTAACAGGTCCCGGATTTAAGATGAATGCTATAGGACAATCAGCCTTCTGGTTTGGATTTGTGACTTATCCGGTGCTTTTAGCAATAGTTCTTTACAGAGTTATAAGGATTAAGGAAATAGCAGAAGCAGCTTTGCCAAGCATTGCAATATTTGCAGCACCTGCAAGCTTGCTTTTGGCAGGATATATGAATTCATTTGAAACGAAGAATATAGCAATAGTCTGGATTCTGGTATCATTATCATTTATTATGTATACAGCAGTTGTTATTGCCATGTTTAAACTTTTAAGATTAAAGTTCTATCCAAGCTACTCATCATTTACATTTCCATTTGTTATCAGCGGTATAGCAATGAAGCTTACTAATGGATTTTTAATTAACTCCGGTCAGGGGATTTCAGTATTAAAATACCTGGTAAAGTTTCAGGAAGCTGCTGCCGTTGTTTTAACATTATATGTATTGCTAAGATATATTAAGTTTGTATTGTCAACGGATAAGGCAGCAACAACCGCAAATGTAAAAGCACAATAA
- a CDS encoding C-GCAxxG-C-C family protein, producing the protein MKPVNIKLFEKEEVLDKVQANAEELFKSGTYFCSEAVVQTINEFLGKPYEENIVKLASGFPIGMGKAGCLCGAVSGGQMALGMVYGRVEGEPMQDRMFEVSKGLHDYVKDEYKSTCCRVITKEWAGDNFKSPERKDHCIKITGKVARWVANQIIEDKKV; encoded by the coding sequence ATGAAACCGGTTAATATAAAACTATTTGAAAAAGAAGAAGTCCTTGATAAGGTACAAGCCAATGCAGAAGAATTATTCAAAAGCGGCACTTACTTTTGCAGTGAGGCTGTAGTTCAAACTATAAATGAATTTTTAGGCAAACCTTATGAAGAGAATATAGTCAAACTGGCAAGCGGCTTTCCCATAGGAATGGGTAAAGCAGGCTGTTTATGCGGTGCGGTTTCAGGCGGCCAAATGGCACTTGGAATGGTATATGGAAGAGTGGAAGGAGAGCCTATGCAGGATAGGATGTTCGAAGTATCTAAAGGACTTCATGACTACGTCAAGGATGAATATAAATCAACCTGCTGCAGAGTAATAACTAAAGAATGGGCAGGAGACAATTTTAAAAGTCCTGAAAGAAAAGATCATTGTATAAAGATTACAGGAAAGGTTGCAAGATGGGTGGCAAATCAAATTATAGAAGACAAAAAGGTTTAA
- a CDS encoding MFS transporter, with amino-acid sequence MDNRVQLKRNINKNYIYTLLQNTDFTRGIWMIYLAQKGMSLTQLGFLETIFHITSFTMEVPTGAIADIFGRRASRILGRIASLISVIILLMANSFVWFAISFVFTALSYNLESGAGDALIYDSLKEIGEEYEYMKVSGRKEVFYQTAGAISFLVGGYLASKNYDIAFILTLIIGTVAIVVSLTFKEPSIGRMEAGHPEEKIFIKVLKESIGVVKCNPKIIMFALITQIIMALCTCVFYYFQNYLKADGYNETLIGVIYALSALIPALIAPNIHRIEKRIKEKGMLILMPTMTVFCLWGVAFLKFHYIFFILLMISEGIIYISVSDYINKMIPSETRATVLSFESMVFSFFMIILFPVIGIVGDLYSLKIAFILLGILSTALVIVNSVLLIRKTI; translated from the coding sequence ATGGATAATCGTGTCCAATTAAAAAGAAATATCAATAAAAATTATATATATACCTTGCTTCAAAATACAGATTTCACAAGAGGCATATGGATGATTTACCTTGCACAAAAAGGCATGAGCTTAACTCAGTTAGGCTTTCTAGAGACCATATTCCATATAACATCATTTACAATGGAAGTGCCTACAGGAGCTATTGCAGACATATTCGGAAGAAGGGCCAGCAGGATTTTAGGTAGGATTGCTTCCCTTATAAGCGTCATAATTCTCTTAATGGCGAACAGCTTTGTATGGTTTGCAATTTCCTTTGTTTTTACTGCTCTTTCCTATAACTTGGAATCAGGGGCGGGAGATGCCCTGATTTATGATTCGCTTAAGGAAATAGGAGAGGAATATGAATATATGAAGGTTTCGGGAAGGAAGGAAGTGTTTTATCAGACGGCAGGAGCGATCTCATTCCTTGTGGGCGGATACCTGGCTTCAAAAAATTATGATATCGCCTTCATATTAACCCTAATTATTGGCACAGTAGCAATAGTGGTATCCTTGACTTTCAAAGAACCTAGTATAGGAAGGATGGAGGCAGGTCACCCGGAAGAAAAAATATTTATAAAGGTATTGAAAGAGAGCATTGGCGTTGTTAAATGCAACCCTAAAATCATCATGTTTGCGCTGATTACTCAGATAATCATGGCGTTGTGCACCTGTGTATTTTACTATTTCCAGAATTACTTGAAGGCAGATGGCTACAATGAAACATTGATAGGGGTCATATATGCACTTTCAGCCCTTATTCCGGCGCTCATTGCTCCTAATATTCACAGGATTGAGAAAAGGATAAAAGAAAAGGGCATGCTAATTTTAATGCCGACTATGACGGTATTCTGCCTGTGGGGAGTAGCATTTTTAAAATTTCATTACATATTTTTTATATTGCTCATGATATCGGAAGGAATCATATACATTTCAGTCAGTGATTATATAAATAAAATGATACCTAGTGAGACTCGGGCGACGGTCCTATCCTTTGAAAGCATGGTGTTCAGCTTTTTTATGATAATTCTCTTTCCTGTCATAGGCATTGTGGGAGATTTATATTCATTAAAGATTGCATTTATTTTACTGGGAATATTGAGCACAGCTCTTGTGATTGTCAACAGTGTGTTACTTATAAGAAAAACCATATGA
- a CDS encoding DUF3788 domain-containing protein, translating into MPEKDLILDGSYTPSYDEIAGYMDEAAQGLWQAMNSFVRERYNASLKIMYSKCSAKPGWNVKYQKSGKSLCTLYPEKKGFVVLVVVKLGLLPVIEGIWREFQPQVVETIKTAKPFNNTLWLMIEVNDRETFNDVKQLLLLKNEKV; encoded by the coding sequence ATGCCGGAAAAGGATCTAATACTGGATGGAAGCTACACCCCGTCATATGATGAAATTGCAGGTTATATGGATGAGGCCGCACAAGGGCTCTGGCAGGCTATGAATTCATTTGTCCGGGAAAGATATAATGCTTCTTTAAAAATCATGTACAGTAAATGCTCTGCTAAGCCGGGATGGAATGTAAAATACCAGAAGTCCGGTAAATCTCTTTGTACACTATACCCTGAAAAGAAGGGTTTTGTTGTGCTTGTAGTAGTTAAGCTGGGCTTATTGCCTGTCATTGAAGGAATATGGCGGGAGTTCCAGCCTCAGGTAGTCGAGACTATAAAAACCGCAAAACCCTTTAACAATACATTGTGGCTTATGATTGAGGTAAATGACAGAGAGACTTTTAACGACGTTAAGCAGCTTTTACTGCTTAAAAATGAAAAAGTTTAA